The Methanofervidicoccus abyssi genome includes a region encoding these proteins:
- the mmp3 gene encoding methyl-coenzyme M reductase-associated protein Mmp3, protein MVKVFVNNKEKEGKFLKDVIEGEPYIEGSNIVIVKGVKRELIKSKKYRIVTTKGVMIVGITEDSKVVDFWNKNYKKFVNKGVRWRGVFDVAFGPITIDLDMSNKAEKFKKWDVILSISGFDKSEGHLVFIKRDTTEVYGIENPKIGILIGGKRVLSQLTPEDRILSIEPLRESKEMIDYLTTKDLDMELEEGWKIWTYCEGQLDGPPETVEHVLALVEDGYFEIGESTNTYIADCRLQSLEIGGESTEDRFRGAITVRNSGEGVGKVYIYREGRTSSVFHTVVGRITRGIELVDFSDEGIITVKLKPERLNVVGKTQSEAGEVFRRYGIEHKREGDTEDNAIIVEQKPEFTLEVLRSKKVVTKGLSPDKLLYIEIFDNEAPRTAWYFRKTTGLTTKRIGKLKVYFKVGDMVMFERNERYARKLLPENTPLDRVERGYIGVTNMVKRYTGYIGIRLSPNDKYGPTGETFEGSNIVGRVVQNIEILKKVKVGDEIYLFEVRNGASKS, encoded by the coding sequence ATGGTAAAAGTATTTGTAAATAACAAAGAAAAGGAGGGAAAATTCCTTAAAGATGTAATTGAAGGAGAACCCTATATAGAGGGCAGTAATATAGTGATAGTAAAAGGAGTAAAAAGAGAATTAATAAAATCTAAGAAATACAGGATTGTCACAACTAAGGGAGTAATGATAGTAGGTATAACTGAAGACTCAAAGGTTGTAGATTTTTGGAATAAAAACTATAAAAAATTTGTCAATAAGGGTGTTAGATGGAGAGGCGTATTCGATGTTGCATTTGGGCCTATAACCATAGATCTGGATATGAGTAACAAAGCTGAGAAATTTAAGAAGTGGGATGTAATATTGAGTATATCTGGATTTGATAAGAGTGAGGGACATTTAGTATTTATTAAAAGGGATACTACGGAGGTTTACGGTATTGAGAATCCAAAGATAGGAATACTTATAGGTGGTAAGAGGGTTCTATCCCAACTAACTCCAGAAGACAGGATACTATCTATAGAACCTCTAAGGGAATCAAAGGAGATGATAGATTATTTAACAACGAAGGATTTAGATATGGAACTTGAGGAGGGCTGGAAGATATGGACCTACTGTGAAGGTCAGTTAGATGGACCTCCTGAGACTGTTGAGCATGTCCTAGCACTTGTAGAAGATGGTTACTTCGAGATCGGAGAAAGTACAAATACCTATATTGCAGACTGTAGGTTACAGAGTCTTGAGATAGGAGGGGAGAGTACAGAGGATAGATTTAGAGGTGCTATTACAGTTAGAAATAGTGGGGAAGGTGTTGGCAAGGTGTATATTTACAGGGAGGGGAGGACGTCATCAGTATTCCACACCGTAGTAGGTAGGATAACAAGAGGTATAGAGCTGGTGGATTTTTCAGATGAAGGTATTATAACTGTTAAGTTGAAACCTGAGAGGTTAAACGTCGTAGGGAAGACCCAGAGTGAGGCAGGTGAGGTATTTAGGAGATATGGTATAGAGCATAAGAGGGAGGGAGATACTGAAGATAATGCCATAATAGTTGAGCAGAAACCGGAATTTACCTTAGAGGTACTTAGATCTAAGAAGGTAGTAACTAAGGGGTTATCTCCAGATAAACTACTCTATATTGAGATATTTGATAATGAGGCTCCAAGGACTGCCTGGTACTTCAGAAAAACCACGGGACTCACCACAAAGAGGATTGGTAAGTTAAAGGTGTATTTTAAGGTAGGAGATATGGTGATGTTTGAGAGGAACGAGAGGTATGCCCGTAAGTTACTACCCGAGAATACTCCATTAGACAGAGTAGAAAGAGGTTATATAGGAGTAACTAACATGGTGAAGAGATACACGGGATATATTGGTATTAGATTAAGTCCAAATGATAAATACGGCCCTACAGGAGAAACATTTGAAGGTAGTAACATCGTAGGTAGGGTAGTCCAGAATATAGAGATACTTAAAAAGGTAAAGGTGGGGGATGAAATCTATTTGTTTGAGGTTAGGAATGGTGCATCTAAATCATAA
- a CDS encoding homocitrate synthase family protein yields MKWKETCPYNPKLNIDVEELYIYDTTLRDGEQTPGVCFSREEKLNIARKLDELGIKQIEAGFPAVSDRERETVKEIANEGLNADVLALSRALREDIDRALYCDVDGVIVFIATSPLHLKYKLCRTLEEVEKMGMDAIEYAKDHGLFVAFSAEDATRTPLEDLLRIHRNAEEHGADRVHIADTTGVGTPQSIYYICSELRRHLKKAHIGVHCHNDFGFAVINSIYGVMGGARAISTTVNGIGERAGNAPLEEVIMALMVLYDVDLGLNISILKELSELVEKYSKIPVPVNKPIVGDRVFYHESGIHVDGVLANPFTYEPFLPEKIGHRREIVFGKHSGGRGVRAKLKKMGIEVVSDDDLLEIVKRIKETREKGTEIDDRVFRSIVEDVIKNKKNEGSK; encoded by the coding sequence ATGAAGTGGAAAGAGACGTGCCCCTACAATCCCAAGTTAAACATTGACGTTGAAGAGTTATATATATACGATACTACATTGAGGGATGGGGAACAGACGCCAGGTGTATGTTTCAGTAGGGAGGAGAAGTTAAATATTGCAAGAAAGTTGGATGAGTTGGGAATTAAACAGATAGAAGCTGGTTTCCCTGCAGTATCTGATAGGGAGAGGGAAACTGTAAAGGAGATAGCAAATGAAGGACTTAACGCCGATGTACTGGCCCTTTCAAGGGCTCTGAGGGAAGACATAGATAGGGCACTCTACTGTGATGTAGATGGTGTTATAGTATTTATTGCTACATCTCCATTACATCTGAAGTACAAACTTTGTAGGACGTTGGAGGAAGTAGAAAAGATGGGAATGGATGCAATAGAATACGCTAAAGATCATGGCCTCTTTGTGGCATTTTCTGCAGAGGATGCTACGAGGACTCCTTTAGAGGATCTTTTGAGAATCCACAGGAATGCGGAAGAGCACGGTGCAGATAGAGTCCATATAGCAGACACCACAGGAGTAGGTACACCTCAATCTATATACTATATATGTTCGGAGTTAAGGAGACATCTGAAGAAAGCTCATATTGGGGTGCACTGTCATAACGACTTTGGTTTTGCAGTAATAAATTCTATATATGGAGTTATGGGAGGGGCGAGGGCTATCTCCACCACAGTAAATGGTATTGGAGAGAGGGCTGGAAATGCCCCCCTGGAGGAAGTTATTATGGCTTTAATGGTACTTTACGATGTTGACCTGGGATTGAATATCTCTATTTTAAAGGAGCTTTCAGAACTTGTTGAGAAATACTCTAAGATACCTGTACCAGTTAATAAGCCCATAGTTGGGGATAGGGTATTTTACCATGAAAGTGGTATTCATGTAGATGGAGTGCTTGCAAATCCTTTTACATATGAACCTTTTCTCCCTGAGAAGATAGGTCATAGGAGGGAGATAGTCTTTGGAAAACACTCTGGAGGCAGGGGAGTACGTGCCAAGTTGAAGAAGATGGGTATTGAGGTGGTATCAGATGATGATCTCTTGGAGATCGTTAAGAGGATAAAAGAAACAAGGGAAAAAGGCACTGAGATAGACGATAGAGTGTTTAGAAGTATTGTGGAAGATGTAATAAAAAATAAAAAAAATGAGGGTTCTAAATGA